The genomic region CTTGCGACAACGAGGAATGGCACGAAGTTTGTCTTTAGGCATCACACGTGGTCCATGGAGGTGGCTTCAGATGTCAGAGCCTAACTCAGCACATTGCTTGTCAGAAATGTGACTGGCCAGAGATTCGATTATGTTGATGAGCAGAGCCTGGCTCAGTAATCGCAGGTTCGGCAGCTTTGCAACCTTCGTGTGAAGAATGAAAGGAGGAAATAATGAAGCTGACTGTCCCATTAACTACACACAAAAGACAGACCAAATGGCACCTGCAGATGCAACTAAGAGGAGTTTGTATTTTTGTAGAGTACTGGATCTCTATAAATTCAGAACTGTGTCCTAGTTCTACCTTAAATGGTCAAGTACAACAACCAGTATTATTAAATGCAAACTAGAGTTTAAACAGTGTAAGGGAGTTTGCTGCCTTACTAAACTGTTACAGCGTCATACATTTGTTACtacattccttaaaggagaactaaagcctaactaaataagtagctagaaatgttgtacattatgttttgtgcatctgtaccagcccaaggcattcacagtcctttagcagtaaagatctgtgtctccaaagatgccccagtagctccccatcttgttttctgctgattcactgcacatgctctgtactactgtcacttactgagcttagggacccactcataatatacagtgtacacagaatataaatgtcacaatataaggctgattagtaattaatacagataattactacatggcagcacagaaaccagtgcaactagcatcagaatttaataatcagccctgtagcatcagcttctattacagacaaactttattttctgctttatatttcacaatgacccctaagcttagcttctcaacagctgctcagagcccactgagtatgtgagtgtcacagacactttccaagatggtgaccccctgtgacaagtttgaagtcctggatcattgctgttattgagaagctaaaaactttaggctggtgcaataaattcagtaaaaaaaaatatggcattttaaccatgttcattttttagtgttaagttctcctttaatagtgtcAGGTAAATGGCAGCACCTATGGGGAAATTCATCAAAACGTGAGATTAAACCTCACACACCCACTATCGATTCAactcaatgggatttttagaatcgtgtttatcaatgggtgaaagttagagtaaaacatttgataaatagaattctaaaaatcccatacgaATGGAGTGGGCGAGTGAGTGAGCTCCAATGTCACATTTTGAttaatgtgccccctaatgtgcaACCTATCAGTGCAGTGCACTCAGTTCTTGATGTTACTTATGCTCAGGGAACAAGCTCAGAAGGAGGTACAACAGCTGTTGCAGCATAAGATGCCTATACATGATGTTATCTGCTTATTCTTATTAGGATTGACACATATGGCACTTACAGATTTTGTTCCTAAAAAAGCCAGAACAAAGACATCAACTAGCTGTATGTTCAACAATGCATAATATAACACTTCAATGCCTAATAACCCGCCTTATTGACGTACAATGCAATGAACAGTGACGTGGCAATGCAGATAAATAGTCATACGATTAGGAAACATTAAGCAGACTGGTAACATTTGTGGGAAAAGGGATGAAAGCAAATGGATGGTTGTTACTGAAAGAAAAATTGCCATCGTGAAATTGCACTGtaagaccttaaaaaaaaaaaaaaaaactagggaccAATAATGATATGGTCAGctctataggttactgccccatcagtaacgtaacttggtgggggcgggccctggtgcgggccgtgcagacgggcccgcccccaccatcgTCTGCGCAATTTTTCTCTgcgcctgcagccgactccagccggctgcagcgcgcacgatcttctgggggggccctgcgggggtgcaggccctggcccatttgcaacccctgctcccccggtagttacgcccctgtgccCCCCTCTATATGTGCATATACTGACCATACACTGAACATACCCTGAGCATCCACTGAGCATCCACTGAGCATCCACTGAGCATCCACTGAACATCCACTGAACATCCACTGAACATCCACTGAACATCCACTGAACATCCACTGAACGGACCACAATGCACCTGGCAGTGAGCTTGCAGAGCAGATTTCCATTTGAAACCCACGGGCAGAGAAAAAGTGGCATGTGACATTAACCCTCTAGTTCCATTAAACAAAGTAAAGCTGCCCTTTTAAAATGTGCAGGGAGGGAATCAAAGACACCAGGATTTCACATGTGTGGTAGAGCAGGACGTAAATGTAACCCTTTCATGGCGGTGCTGCACTAATCCAGATGCTCTCAGGCACAACAAACTTGAATGACTCTCGCTCTCAGACGAGCCTTCACATTAGGTGGGAAGGAGGCTgaactgtaagggcagagacacaagcggcaattcgcccggcgacaaatctcctcttcttcagggcgactatactaatctccccaaactgcctcctgctggctagattttccaatttattattattattattcatacttTCAGTTGTGTCTGCAAacacatttgaattcaaaatgaaaAGTGCCAGCAGTTGTCAAAGCAATTAGTCAGGACCCTTCTTtcagacattattattatatagttagCCATTAAAATGCAATGTTATATTTTAACCTGAGTCCAAACTTTCTTTTCTGCTAATCTGACTGACTGACATGGCAAAGCCATTATTTTTACGTCATCAGTATGGTGTGATTTTGGAAAATGTACCACTGGCGAGTGTTCATAAACAAACGACCTCCAAGAAAATGTTAGGTCAGCCTAGAAAACAGGTATACAGGGTTTATCCTATACTCCCACGAAGGCATCGTATTAGTAAGTGAGGAGGCATTTCATTTGTTAAACAAAACTTCAAACTTCCCTGCGCAGAGACATAGACTGTGACATAGACATACACAGAGACAACAGACTGTGGCTTTTAGTCCATATGCAAAGAATGAAGAGCACAGAGATCCACAATAATGAGAAGAATGAGTTACACAGAGATGGATGTAGATTTTCCAGTGCAAAAGTGGTAACACAGATAGATGAGAAATATATCTTTAGGGACAGGAGTGGAGCTCAGGTCATGCTCAGAGTACAAGCTTTTAGACAAAGAGGTATGGGAATATCAGCAGAAGGACAACAGATATAGGACATAAATACACCCTacataaaacaatgcaaaactgCTCAGAGTGATCTTCTGAGCACCTTTGCAACttacataatttatttaaagtggacctgtcccccagacataaaaatctgtataataaaagtccttttcaaattaaacatgaaatcaaactTTGGCTGCCCATAGGgtcagggcagacaattactttaaatttccattcagcacttcctagatgtcactgctttccccacatttccccatttaattgtgtagccagggcatggagatggacatcatgtcccctattctggtgcacaaacaagattctgcaataacagtgtgcacaaaatggctcctgcttgcttgctataattatgagttgccaaactgaaggaaacaagattcaaataatttatacagttcaTTTTAAAGTTCATTCtgcttgacaaatgtgataaaataggatttgtacaGTAGATGGAAGGACAACATAAGGCAAGAAACCCAGAAAAGATGCCACCAACCTTGGTGAACTGATGGACGATGATATGAAGACAGTGCTTTTTCATATCCAGAGCCTGGGTCTTATCTGCTGCTTCTAAAATCTAGAAAGAATATCAGGATCAGGTATTACACATTTACTATATGTGGTTGGAAATCCTGCAAAGATGGCAGATGGCCAGCAATtacattataaatactgtatatgtaccatTAATAAATATAGCTCAGGCACATTGGCATCCAAGATACATGCATTTTGTTTACAAACATTTACCTGAAGTACATTTTCCACTGTAACATTCATTTCCAGATTCTGCCTGCAGTATGCTTGTAGTCGGTTACTGAAGAACCCATAGTAATATGGGGCAGAGAACAAGTAGCTGGATAGGACAATTAAGAAACAAACTACCAACAAGGCAACaggtaaattaaatgaaaattcaGAAGTTCAAGAAAAGACAATTTAAGATTGCAGCtgtttaagttaacttctagtatgatgtagaaattgatattctgaaaaaaattgcaattggcattaattttttattatttgtagtgtttgagttatttagctttttattcagcagctctccaggtgtcatttcagcaatctggttgctagggtccaaattaccctagcaaccttgcattgatttgaataagatactggaatatgaataggagaggcctggatagacagatgagtaataaaaagtagcaataacaatacatttgtgtcagtgacccccattttgaaagatggaaagagtcagaaaaagaaggcaaatcattcaaaacctacaaaaaataataaaaactgattgaaaagatgcttagaattagctaatctataacatattaaaagttaatttaaaggtgaatcacccctttaactggTGACTGATCTGGGTTTCACTGTCTGATGAAGAGCAAACAGTCCGATTGGTACATTATTTAGATTCTTAGgcaagaaaatgaatgaaaactgGTAGTATAAATATACAGCAATGATGACAATAACGTGGCTATTAATAACCATGGCTGTACCTACACCTTGTGTCAGTGATTAGAAGTGCACAGGTTGGTTTTTAGTTTCACAATATTAAAAAAGGATACAGGGAGTCTTCTGGGGGCATATTGACTTCTCCATAGTAAATGTATCTTAGCAAGGACTCAAAGGCCTGCTTGCTTGGCACCATTTCTCCAATTGAGATATTCACTTGTCCATCCTCAGGCATGAAAGAACGAAACATGGCTTCAAAGTAGCTGTAGAGATAAAGGGAAAGACTGAGGGCACAGAAATGTCTGAACTTGTATGAAGGCAAGTTGTGTAGGTGTGAAGTCCAGTAATGGGGCAAGAGAGCCATCAAACCACCTGCACCTCTATGATCAGCATACCCTTCCTGATTTAGTCTTAAGACCCTTTATGTTATATGGTTATTAGGCAAATGTATTCGACAGGCATGGATTCGTAGAAAATTTATGGATTCCGACGACAatgaattttttcgtgaaactgcagcgaGAATTGCAGTGGGAAAATAATGTTCGCTCATCAAAATTGTCTCACGTCAAAAtttttcagacacccattgactttaaagcatttcgACAAAAGAGTTGTCCATTTAAAAATtgttaacttcaatgcgttttgcaaattttttgccaattcccgaattttttttggagttttgcgaatttcttggCAAAGCAaagcgggacagattcacccatcactaatgcttaTCTGATAATATCTTGTAATGGCTAAACTACAACAATGTGGAAACTGTGGATTAGGCAGAAATACATTCTCTAAACATAACAAAAATGCCAGTTAGAACAAACCTGGATCGGGCAGCCAAGATGGCTTTATGTGCAGGTCTTGGGTGTCCATCTAGCAGCAATGTAATATCACAAAAATCATTCCCTGCCCCTTCCAAATGGGCCTTCATATCCTGGACCAGAGAAGTGCCTGAAACACACATCTGCATCTTAGCTTCATGCAAATAGCACACTGCAAGTCCTTGTAGGCAAGTTACAAAACCAGCAGCATCAGCATGACATTCCATTCACTTAATGTGGAAGCATATAGTATTAAATACTCAGGGAACATGATATTctacataatatttattttaaataaaagctcCTAGATATTGTGTACCCAAGGGAACTTTATAATTGAATCTATTACATAGTACCTTTGCTCAACCATAAGTTAAACATCTTAATTATAAACAGTAGGGGGTATTTTAGTCCATATATTAgtcacatggaaaaaaaacaaaaaaacaagtgaaagttTTTCCATCAAGATACAGCCATGAGTTATAGTATGTATCTATACAATAAGATAACGTTACAAACCTGTGTCAACTGGCTGATCAGAATGGACCCGAACAGGAGGCTGCTGCTTTCTACGGACAATCTCCACTATCAGTGAGGATGACAAGTGCTCAAACTCTTTCATCATTATTACTTGGTTGAAGTGTGACTCTTTCACCACAAAGTTTAAGCAATGTTCCTAATATCAGGAGGAAGGTAAGTCACAAACACACTTAAAACATAGATTTTATAAAGACATCTTCAGCGTTTGTTGCTTCTGAGGCgagagaaagaaagatagataaaaCATGCACAAAGcaggggggaaaaaacattaaATCACAAGTAATCACATGAAACCGGTAATATCAATTTAACGATTCTCATGTAAAACATCCCTTTAatctcataaaaaaaatatatatatgtataaggcCTTGAATCTCTTACCTTTAACTGGTCAAGCTGCAGTTTATTTGCATTTTCACATACACCAAGGACATTCTGAAGATCAACAGTGGCCTCAATATACTGAACACAAAGCTGCTCAAGACGTGAGAGTTTAAAGTGTAGTGCTAGTTTATAAACATCCATAATGAGTAGAACGTCTTCAACATGACCtggaaaaaggtaaaaataaatatatatatatatatatatatatatatatatatatatatatatatatatatatatatatatatatatatatatatatatatatatatatatatatatatatatatgtagcaacATAATTGCCCACAAAAATCAGATCTCCGAGAGGAAGCTGCTAGTCAAAACAGTAGTGTCCACAAACAAAGATcgtatgaatatttttttttttttaaaaaaagtgggaGGATTAATTATGTAAAGCTTACAGAAAGCCATACTGATATGTAACAGTTATGTACCTGTATAGACAGAATGAACATAtctgaaataaaaattgttttatgtGGAATTATTAATAGGTGCACAGTCAAATATGGACACAACTCACCCTTCCTTGGGTACTTGATTTTGTCTGTATAAAGGAACTGCATAAGTAACTCGAACGGGCGAGCTTCAGCATCTCGGATGATGACCTCTAGCATTGGCTGGGAGCGGGATAGCTTGACTTTGCTGCTGGCACTCTCGGTTTTCTGCTGGGAGTTCTGAGTTTCATCCTCAGGCTCCTGTTTGAATTTCTAATAACATACCATATTTCAATATAGATTGTCTGACAGCTGCAGAGTGCTTATGGAGATATGGGCAACAACAAGGTAAGTAGGGTACCATAATGAGTTAATCTAACTCATTACCATTATTGCAAAAATCATAATTAAAACTAGACATGGAAATTGTTCTTTATGATCATGTTACCTAAAAATACTCacttgtctctgtctctctctagcTTGCGTGATTTTCTTCCTCAGCCATTTACAGCGAGCTGTGACAATAGCAGTGTGTCCTCTCATCCTCACCTCTTTCTAATcacaatgaatgaaaaaatacTCAGCATGTTGTAAGTGTGCTCAGATTTATGTTATTTAGCTAAAGTCGTTGTATTTAAAAATAGTCATATGGTATGTCATTAATTATGCAAGTGAAACATCACAGTTATTATTGTCTAAGCAATGTTCAAATTGCCTTGACTCATATGATATAGAGAGGCCCTACCATTAGCTGAACATTatgcacaaaaaattcagatttttttgtaaaaaaaaaacaaaaaaaaaaaacctagaatatttcgagttttttggcattcggtctttaataaataatccccaa from Xenopus laevis strain J_2021 chromosome 1S, Xenopus_laevis_v10.1, whole genome shotgun sequence harbors:
- the lztr1.S gene encoding leucine-zipper-like transcription regulator 1 S homeolog isoform X1, producing the protein MRSKHTVVAYKDAIYVFGGDNGKNMLNDLLRFDVKDCSWCRAFTTGSPPAPRYHHSAVVYGSSMFVFGGYTGDIYSNSNLKNKNDLFEYKFATGLWTEWKIEGRLPVARSAHGATVYDDKLWIFAGYDGNARLNDMWTIGLQDRDLTCWEEIEQSGEIPPSCCNFPVAVCRDKMFVFSGQSGAKITNNLFQFEFSEKVWTRIPTEHLLRGSPPPPQRRYGHTMVAFDRHLYVFGGAADNTLPNELHCYDVDSQSWEVIQPSPDSELPSGRLFHAAAVIADAMYIFGGTVDNNVRSGEMYRFQFSCYPKCTLHEDYGRLFENQQFCDVEFILGEKEVRMRGHTAIVTARCKWLRKKITQARERQRQKFKQEPEDETQNSQQKTESASSKVKLSRSQPMLEVIIRDAEARPFELLMQFLYTDKIKYPRKGHVEDVLLIMDVYKLALHFKLSRLEQLCVQYIEATVDLQNVLGVCENANKLQLDQLKEHCLNFVVKESHFNQVIMMKEFEHLSSSLIVEIVRRKQQPPVRVHSDQPVDTGTSLVQDMKAHLEGAGNDFCDITLLLDGHPRPAHKAILAARSSYFEAMFRSFMPEDGQVNISIGEMVPSKQAFESLLRYIYYGEVNMPPEDSLYLFSAPYYYGFFSNRLQAYCRQNLEMNVTVENVLQILEAADKTQALDMKKHCLHIIVHQFTKVAKLPNLRLLSQALLINIIESLASHISDKQCAELGSDI
- the lztr1.S gene encoding leucine-zipper-like transcription regulator 1 S homeolog (The RefSeq protein has 1 substitution compared to this genomic sequence), which encodes MACKSKVAPSVDFDHSCSDSVEYLTLNFGPFESVYRWRRLLPCDEFVGARRSKHTVVAYKDAIYVFGGDNGKNMLNDLLRFDVKDCSWCRAFTTGSPPAPRYHHSAVVYGSSMFVFGGYTGDIYSNSNLKNKNDLFEYKFATGLWTEWKIEGRLPVARSAHGATVYDDKLWIFAGYDGNARLNDMWTIGLQDRDLTCWEEIEQSGEIPPSCCNFPVAVCRDKMFVFSGQSGAKITNNLFQFEFSEKVWTRIPTEHLLRGSPPPPQRRYGHTMVAFDRHLYVFGGAADNTLPNELHCYDVDSQSWEVIQPSPDSELPSGRLFHAAAVIADAMYIFGGTVDNNVRSGEMYRFQFSCYPKCTLHEDYGRLFENQQFCDVEFILGEKEVRMRGHTAIVTARCKWLRKKITQARERQRQKFKQEPEDETQSSQQKTESASSKVKLSRSQPMLEVIIRDAEARPFELLMQFLYTDKIKYPRKGHVEDVLLIMDVYKLALHFKLSRLEQLCVQYIEATVDLQNVLGVCENANKLQLDQLKEHCLNFVVKESHFNQVIMMKEFEHLSSSLIVEIVRRKQQPPVRVHSDQPVDTGTSLVQDMKAHLEGAGNDFCDITLLLDGHPRPAHKAILAARSSYFEAMFRSFMPEDGQVNISIGEMVPSKQAFESLLRYIYYGEVNMPPEDSLYLFSAPYYYGFFSNRLQAYCRQNLEMNVTVENVLQILEAADKTQALDMKKHCLHIIVHQFTKVAKLPNLRLLSQALLINIIESLASHISDKQCAELGSDI